The region GTTGCCCTTCGCCACCCGAAAGCGATGCCGACGCACGGCTAAGCGTCAGGTAACCAAGCCCGACCGCGTCAAGAAATCGCAGGCGATCTTTGATCTCTTTGAGTACAAGCCCCGCGATCTTTTCGTCGCGAGAGCCGAGTTTGATCGCTTCTACTTTCTTAGTCGCTTCCGAGATCGGAAGCTCGGTATAATCGCCGATACCAAGCCCGCCAACCTTTACCGCGAGGCTTTCCGGCTGCAAACGCATTCCTTGGCACGAAGGACACGGCATTGGAGCGATCATTTCTTCCAGAGCCTCACGAGTTTTTTCAGACGGCGGATTTTCGAGCCTCTCGCGCATAGCACGCAACGCTCCACGCCAGTCGCGTTCGAATTTGTAATCGCCGTGCCGGAATGTCATTCGCCGCTTGGTACCGTTAAAAAAGGCGTCGCGAATCTCTTGCGGCAGGTCATTAAAGTTGACCGCGAGCAAAGCGTTCCTGCCGCCCCCCAAAAGGTCTTCACCAGCCTTTCGGCGTTTCGACTTTTTCGTTTTCTCGTTTCCTGTCGGCGGCTCAAGCGAATCGCCAACAGCAAATTTTTCGATGATCGCGACAAGCGCAGATCGCAAAAAGGTCGCACCGGTTTTATCGACGCCGTTCAAAAACTCGACCTTTCCCGCCGGCACATTTCCGTCGGGCACGATCTTGTTCACGTCGATCTCAAGCACGGTTCCGATGCCCTGACATCGTTTACAGGCTCCGAATGCAGAGTTGAACGAGAATGACCGCGGCTCAAGCTGAGCGATGTTAATGCCGCAATCGATGCAAGCCATTTTCTCGGAAAACAGCTTTTCCTCGCCGTCAATAATAGAGATGAGAACGGCTCCGTCAGTGAGTTTGAGAGCAGTTTTTACAGAATCGGCGAGGCGTTCGCGAACGCCATTTTTCATGAGCAGCCGGTCAACGACAACCTCGATCGTATGATTTTTCCGTTTATCGAGAACGATCTCTTCGTCAAGCTGTCGTATTTCGCCATCGATGCGTGCCCGAATAAAACCATCTTTATGAAGTTTTTCGAGTTCCTTCTTAAATTCACCCTTTCGCCCACGAACGAGTGGGGCAAGGATCATAACTCGTTCACCTTCGGGCAAATCGGCAACTCCGGCAATGATCTGATCCACCGACTGCCGCGTGATCGGAGCTCCGCATTGATGACAATGAGGCTGGCCAATAGAGGAGAAAAGCAGGCGGAGAAAATCGTAAATTTCGGTGACGGTACCAACCGTCGAACGCGGCGAACGCGATACGGTCTTTTGCTCGATAGAGATCGCCGGACTCAAGCCTTCGACAGAATCGACATCAGGCTTTTCAAGTTGATGGAGAAACTGGCGGGCGTAAGCGGAAAGAGATTCAACGTAGCGACGCTGCCCTTCTGCATAGATCGTATCGAAAGCCAGCGACGATTTACCCGAACCCGACAAGCCTGTGATCACTACGAATTTGTCGCGCGGTATATCAACATCGATGTTTTTTAGATTATGCTGGCGTGCCCCGCGGACGGTTATTTGCTTGATGCTCATTACGGATGTAAATCCCGGTCTTATCCGAAACGAGTATTATAACAGGAGGTCAGCCAAAGTGAAGAACGGCCCAAAGTGACGCCGAGGCAATAATGATCCAGAGAACAGCCCCAAGCAAAAATGGCCGAATACCAACTCTCTTCAGCATCGACCTCGATAGGCTTACTCCTATGAGAAAGAGAGTAATGGTAAATCCAGCTTTGGCCAGATTCACCAGCGAGTCAAAGAAACTTGGAAAGATAATTGCCGGTGCAAATGTCCTGATCGACGCGGCTAGCACGAACAAAAATATGAACCACGGGATCACAATCTTTGTCTCTGCGTCTTTTTCCCGATAGACGAACGCCAGTGCCAAGGCAAGCGGCGCGATCCAAAGCGCCCGGGCAAGTTTTACAGTCGCTGCAATAGCCAACGCTTCAGTTCCGTATGCCGATGACGCTCCAACAACTGAGCTAGTGTCCTGAATCGCTATGGCCGACCACAAACCGAATTGGCCTTGAGACATGTTCAATGTGTGGCCGATCAGCGGAAACGTAAATAGTGCGACTGCATTCAAAACAAAGATAGTGCCGAGAGATACCGACATCTCGTCATTCTCGGCCTTGATTGCAGGGCCCACTGCGGCAATGGCGCTTCCGCCACATATCGCAGTTCCTGTCGAAATGAGCGTCGTTATCCGCGAAGGTGTTTTCAGAAGTTTTCCGAAAATGAACCCCAACACGAGAGCAGTGGAAACGACCCCGACAATGAAAAGAATGCCGCCCTTGCCGGCTCTGTAAACTGCGCCCAGATCCATTCCAAACCCGAGCATTACCACCGATGCCTGAAGCAAATAGGTGGTCGGTTTGCCGGTGAGTTGGGGAAACGGATTACCAAGCGTAAGTGCAAGGATCAGCCCGAGTGTCAGAGCGATCGCAGGCGAACCGTACGGCGAAAGGCAGAGAATAACAAGGATAATAAAGAGAACTTTTTGCCAAGTCATATTAACCAGCCAAATGAAAGTGAACCGCAAAAACGGAAACCGTGCAATACCTTTTCCACCTTTTTCACTCTTTCACTTTTACTTAGTTTTCCCCTGATTTGCGACCGCATCCTGAGCTGCTTTGATAGCTTCGGCGTCGCCAAGGTAATAGCTCTTAAGAGGTTTTAGGTCAGCGTCGAGTTCATAAACAAGCGGTACGCCTGTAGGTATGTTCAAATTCACAATTTCATCATCGGGAATGGCGTCCAGATGTTTGACCAGCGCCCGCAAGCTGTTCCCATGAGCGGCAACTATTAATCTCTTTCCGCTTTTTATCTTAGGCGCGACCTCGTTGAGCCAATACGGCACAACTCGTTCGACAGTATCTTTCAGGCATTCGGTCTTTGGAAACTTACCTTTTTCAATATTGCTGTATTTAGCCTCATTGCCAAGATACCTTTCGTCCGTATCATCCAGATCTCCTGGAGGCACATCAAAACTCCGTCGCCATATCAAGACTTGTTCCTCGCCAAATTGTGCGGCAGTTTCAGCTTTATTCAGCCCTTGCAAGGCTCCGTAATGCCGCTCGTTAAGCAGCCACGATTTTGTTTCGGGAATCCACATCAGATCCATCTCGTCGAGAATGATCCAAAGCGTCCGTATCGCCCGCTTTAACACCGAAGAATACGCTTCGTCAAAGGTAAATCCTTCATCGCGCAGCAATTTACCCGCTGCATGAGCCTCGGTGACGCCTTTTTCCGAAAGATCTACATCCTTCCAACCCGTAAATCGATTTTCCTTATTCCACTGACTCTCGCCGTGGCGAATCAAAACTAATTTATGCATGAGACTATCTTAAATTTGAAATTTGAAATCTCAAATTTGAGATTTCAAAATCTTTTTCACCTCGCCGACTAAATACAGTGA is a window of Chloracidobacterium sp. DNA encoding:
- the uvrA gene encoding excinuclease ABC subunit UvrA; this encodes MSIKQITVRGARQHNLKNIDVDIPRDKFVVITGLSGSGKSSLAFDTIYAEGQRRYVESLSAYARQFLHQLEKPDVDSVEGLSPAISIEQKTVSRSPRSTVGTVTEIYDFLRLLFSSIGQPHCHQCGAPITRQSVDQIIAGVADLPEGERVMILAPLVRGRKGEFKKELEKLHKDGFIRARIDGEIRQLDEEIVLDKRKNHTIEVVVDRLLMKNGVRERLADSVKTALKLTDGAVLISIIDGEEKLFSEKMACIDCGINIAQLEPRSFSFNSAFGACKRCQGIGTVLEIDVNKIVPDGNVPAGKVEFLNGVDKTGATFLRSALVAIIEKFAVGDSLEPPTGNEKTKKSKRRKAGEDLLGGGRNALLAVNFNDLPQEIRDAFFNGTKRRMTFRHGDYKFERDWRGALRAMRERLENPPSEKTREALEEMIAPMPCPSCQGMRLQPESLAVKVGGLGIGDYTELPISEATKKVEAIKLGSRDEKIAGLVLKEIKDRLRFLDAVGLGYLTLSRASASLSGGEGQRIRLATQIGSQLRGVLYVLDEPSIGLHPRDNKRLLDTLHTLRDLGNSVLVVEHDEETIEHADYVIDLGPLAGTHGGEVIAAGKPKDIEKAKDSLTGKYLSGELKIEVPDVRRLPNGNRIKVKGARGYNLKNIDAEFPLGLLTVVTGVSGSGKSTLVEEILYPALYRHVYKSAVEPLEHDSIEGLDLVDKIIEIDQKPIGRTPRSNPATFTGLFSPLRDLYAMLPESRTRGYKAGRFSFNVKGGRCEACEGGGLKRIEMNFLPDVYVTCDVCRGHRYNRETLAVKFKGLSIADLLDTTIEDALPLLENIPSIKKILETLLDVGLGYIKIGQSSTTLSGGEAQRIKLAKELSKRATGKTIYILDEPTTGLHFADVHKLLDVLQKLVDTGNTVIVIEHNLDVIKSADYIIDLGPEGGAGGGKVVAVGTPEEVARVKKSYTGQALKSVLT
- the gpmA gene encoding 2,3-diphosphoglycerate-dependent phosphoglycerate mutase gives rise to the protein MHKLVLIRHGESQWNKENRFTGWKDVDLSEKGVTEAHAAGKLLRDEGFTFDEAYSSVLKRAIRTLWIILDEMDLMWIPETKSWLLNERHYGALQGLNKAETAAQFGEEQVLIWRRSFDVPPGDLDDTDERYLGNEAKYSNIEKGKFPKTECLKDTVERVVPYWLNEVAPKIKSGKRLIVAAHGNSLRALVKHLDAIPDDEIVNLNIPTGVPLVYELDADLKPLKSYYLGDAEAIKAAQDAVANQGKTK
- a CDS encoding putative sulfate exporter family transporter, whose product is MTWQKVLFIILVILCLSPYGSPAIALTLGLILALTLGNPFPQLTGKPTTYLLQASVVMLGFGMDLGAVYRAGKGGILFIVGVVSTALVLGFIFGKLLKTPSRITTLISTGTAICGGSAIAAVGPAIKAENDEMSVSLGTIFVLNAVALFTFPLIGHTLNMSQGQFGLWSAIAIQDTSSVVGASSAYGTEALAIAATVKLARALWIAPLALALAFVYREKDAETKIVIPWFIFLFVLAASIRTFAPAIIFPSFFDSLVNLAKAGFTITLFLIGVSLSRSMLKRVGIRPFLLGAVLWIIIASASLWAVLHFG